Proteins from a genomic interval of Lolium perenne isolate Kyuss_39 chromosome 1, Kyuss_2.0, whole genome shotgun sequence:
- the LOC139829980 gene encoding WAT1-related protein At5g64700-like encodes MVDGTKRPYVVAVAIQVIYTGLFVVSKAAFDSGINTYVFIFYRLTAATALLLPLALISSCRRRSTTMATPEPTMSCRLVFKLFLYALLGNTFTLNVYNGSLKQTSATVGSAATNSMPVATFLLALLLRMEAVKVRSRSGLGKLVGVALCVAGVLVIAFYAGPSIRPLAHHPIFAHKPHSVSNSAWIRGTFLLLLACATWSLWIVLQVPLLKEYPNKLMATAMQCLFGALQSFVVAVVVERDFAKWKLGLDIGLLAILYSAFLGTGALMYLQAWCAEMKGPLFVAMWSPLALVFTIVCSSFFLGEAVHLGRQKVYYLAFRVAYF; translated from the exons ATGGTGGACGGGACAAAGAGGCCGTACGTCGTCGCTGTGGCCATCCAGGTCATCTACACTGGCCTCTTCGTCGTCTCCAAGGCGGCATTTGACAGTGGCATCAACACCTACGTCTTCATCTTCTACCGCCTCACCGCCGCAacggccctcctcctccccctAGCCCTCATCTCCAGCTGCCGGAGACGATCAACCACTATGGCAACACCGGAACCGACAATGTCGTGCCGGCTTGTCTTCAAGCTCTTCCTCTACGCCTTACTCGG GAACACCTTCACCCTGAATGTGTACAACGGGAGCCTAAAGCAAACCTCAGCTACCGTGGGGTCGGCGGCCACAAACTCAATGCCGGTCGCCACCTTCCTACTCGCGCTGCTGCTACGGATGGAGGCGGTCAAGGTCCGGAGCCGCTCTGGACTAGGTAAGCTCGTTGGCGTCGCGTTGTGCGTCGCGGGAGTTCTTGTCATCGCCTTCTACGCAGGGCCTTCGATACGTCCCCTCGCCCACCACCCCATCTTTGCTCACAAGCCACACAGCGTCAGCAATAGCGCATGGATCAGAGGCACCTTCCTTCTTCTCCTCGCATGTGCAACATGGTCTCTTTGGATCGTCCTGCAG GTTCCGTTGCTTAAAGAATACCCAAACAAGCTCATGGCGACCGCGATGCAGTGCTTGTTTGGTGCACTTCAGTCCTTTGTTGTGGCTGTGGTAGTTGAGAGGGACTTCGCCAAATGGAAGCTTGGGTTGGATATCGGCCTCCTTGCCATCCTTTACTCG GCTTTCTTGGGGACGGGTGCATTGATGTACCTTCAAGCATGGTGCGCGGAGATGAAAGGACCCTTGTTTGTCGCAATGTGGAGCCCATTGGCTCTGGTTTTCACGATCGTCTGCTCGTCTTTCTTCCTTGGAGAAGCCGTACACCTCGGAAG GCAAAAGGTCTACTACCTCGCATTCAGAGTGGCATATTTTTAG